The following is a genomic window from Miscanthus floridulus cultivar M001 chromosome 14, ASM1932011v1, whole genome shotgun sequence.
gGTGGCGTGAATGGAGTCCGTTCgcttgctgttggccatggcagcagcgaaggattgACGCATCCACCACCTCGACGTCAAGTCTgcgttcctcaacggcgagcttgcggagacggtcttcgtcaagcaagcTCTGGGCTTCGCCGTCATGGGCGCTGAGCACAAGGTGCTCAAGCTGTGCAAGGCGttctacgggctgcggcaggtCCCTcgggcgtggaacgccaagctcgacgccaccttgggcgagcttgggttcactcgcTGCGCCACAAAGCACGCGTTGTACATGCGGCGACGAGggaaggagctcgtcgtcggcgtgtatgtggacgacttgatcgtcactggAGCGCGGGCGGAGGACATTGatggcttcaagcgcgagatggctgcTCGTTTCAAAATAAGCGATatcggcgcgctctcctactacctcggcattgaggtgAGGCAGGGGAAGGAGCACATCTCCCTGGCCAGTGCGCCTATGCGGAGAAGCTGCTGGAGCGCAGCGGCATGGCGGAATACAAGCCGTGAGtaactccaatggaggagcggctgaagctgtccAAGCACAGCATGGCGGCGAAGGTGGACGCGAcacgctaccggagcatcgtcggagGGCTGCGCTACCTCATGCACACTCGGCCGGACATCGCATTCGCGGTCGTgtacgtcagccgcttcatggaggaccCGCACGGGGATCACTGGACGGCGGTGAAAAGgttgctgcgctacgtcaaggggatgcTCGATCAAGCTTtcatcttccccaagagtggCGGCAAGGGTGGGTTGCGGCTCACGGTCTTCAGTGAGGCACCCCCCGAGACAAAGGAAGGTGAGCCGGAGCTCACTGTCTTCAGCGATGCGGACATGGCAGACGACATTGATGGACGACGGAGCATCtccggcgtgctcgtcttccttggagCGACCCCCATTGCTTGGCAGTCGCTGAAGCAAAAGATCGTGGCGCTGTCGATGTGTGAGGTGTAGTACGTCGCAGCAGCCACGGCGATGTGCTAGGCTGTCTGGCTGCACCGGCTCCTGGGTGAGCTAACCGGCGAGGAAGCTAACCCGTcagctctgatggtggacaaccagcccgccatcgccctcgccaagAACCCTGTCCTCCACGATCGGAGCAAGCACATTGACATCAAGTTCTACTTCCTCCGGGACTGCATCGATGGAgggtagatcgtcatcgagttcgtcgagaccggcagacagctcgctgacatgctcaccaagtcactcgggcgcctgcggttcatggagctgaggaagatgattggcatggatgaggtcaaggcATCGATTTAGCAGctggattaggggaagaattgtaatacataatctgctgctgatctctctctctcttgctgcaGCAGAGTTTGCATTTGGTTAGCTCGGCTGTCCAGTCTCTACTATTGTAGCAGTATGGCAATAGACCACCTCTAGTACATTTTTTCTGGAATATGCAGGAGAGTTGCCTCTAGTACATTTTTTCTAGAATACGCAGGAGAGTtgcgtatcattgcattaagaaagGGGATAAAAGGCTTATATAGCCATACAACAGCATACACACCAACTTTACACACCGTCTCTAGGTTAccacctctagtacattagttggtagctattacatcagccATGTGTTGTTAGTGGGCTGATCGAAGGTTTGTACTGCTAATACTAGGAGTAGTTGGTGTATCTTAGGAATAGGTAGTTGGTATACtcaccaacaactatgtacctggtagaggtactagcacttgtatatatatcacaCCTAAGGTAATGCAAAAGAGTAGTTCAGTTTGTCACATCCAGAAGCAGAGTTTTTGGTCAGCGCTGGGCTTGCGCTGTGTGTGTGAGTTATTCTCAATATCTTTTTCTGCCTCTAgtcatagtgagtgagtgtgctggtaagcttactaCTGACTTGTGTAGGACAGCCTGGGACCAACACAGTCTACTACCGTTATTTGTACTCAGTTCTACCTTTTTTGTATGAACCAAACAACTAGGAACATGTAAACATAGCTCTTCCTTTCCACCTATTATCGGCCAAGTAGACTCGTTGTACGGATGGCATGCATGCGCTCTAGGAAGTGTAAATAGTTGTCTGGGTATATCTTAAGACAAGAGTATGGGCCATGGAGCTCCTAGCTCTCCAGTACTAGCATAAACTGCTCTGATGGATGCCAAGACAATTGTTCTTCAAGAAATATGCTCCTGATTGGTTGGTTGGGCGGCTGATTTCCGAAAACATCTAGATTTTTTATGGTCTAACTAGTGGGTTCACTGTGGCTAATCAACTTCCCGGATGGCTTTTAAGAGCTTTGCCTCTAAAATACACACTGGATGGTAAATTCCAGTTCAAAACCAACACATTACATACATGGTACTATGACTGTATAGGACAACACCTAAAAATAGAACGGATGAGTATGTTAGCTGCCGATCACTGCAAATACCCTGAGCGAACCTCCCTGACAATATATGTACTTCTGAATTTTGCAATTCGATTCCTGTCTTCCAAGAGGAATTGTGTGCCTGACAATTGTGGCAATTTCCATCTGTTGCAGGTAGGTAATATCAGTTCCAAGAGCACTCGACATGGCGGCCAATGTTGGGGAATCAACAAGCGGTAGCAGCAGTGGCGCTGATGCTGGGGGTAGCTTCGAGTGCAACATATGCTTCGAGCTGCCACAGGAGCCGATCGTGACGCTGTGTGGGCACCTCTTCTGCTGGCCGTGCCTTTACAAATGGTTGCACATCCACTCGCACTCCCCCGAGTGCCCAGTGTGCAAGGCCATCGTCGAGGAGGACAAGCTCGTCCCCCTTTACGGCCGTGGCAAGGACCGTGTCGACCCGAGGTCCAAGAACGCCCCCGGGGCAGACATCCCCGACCGTCCGGCTGGACAGAGGCCTGCCACGGCTCCGCAGGCCGATCCCAACACCCACTTCCCCAACGCCAACCCGAACCCGTGGTTCATGGACGGGGGCATCCCACCGGCGAACGCGCGGTGGGGGAACTACACCTTCTCGGCTGCGTTCGGGGGGCTGTTCCCGCTGCTCAGCTTCCAGGTGCATGGGTTCCCGGATGCCACCGCCTATGGCCAGCCAGCCGGGTTCCCTTATGGATACGGTCACGGCCATGGCCACGCGTTTCATGGCGGGCACGCTGGAGGGCatgcccacgccgccgccgctcctcggCACGGTCAGCacggacagcagcagcagcagcaggcggatGTGTACCTCAAGGCGCTGCTCATCCTGGTCGGCGTTCTGGTGATTGCGAGCCTCATCACGTTCTAGGCTTTGCCTGTTGGTTGGTGTCATATTGTTGTTGCCTTCCTGGTAACAAGGAGTAGTAAGAGAGAGACAATTGCAGATACGTTGTGATGCTGCTGTGTGCATTTATCTTGCCCTCTCCATATACAACACGACTGAAACTGAATTATTCAGAGCAGCGCGTTTACATGGAAGTGTTGATAGCAGAATTGTTGTTGTACATACTGTTTGGATGTGGTTCAGTGGACACCTACATGTATACTGTGGTTTTGAACATACATTTACATTGTAATGAATAATAATTTGGAGGCTGTGTTCGAATGACATGTAGCAAaggcttttcttttttcttttggccACCGGACGGGGAGGGTATGCAATTGTTGAGAGGAGGGGATAAATTTCAACCTCTGGTAAGTTATTCGGGCCAGCGTTTATAGTCGCAGTTGTTTTTGTGTGAAATGGCGCTAGCTAAAGCCCTGAGCTTAGGTGTTTGCGTATTTTGTTTAGTCATAGGCAAATGGTTTTGCAGCAGAGTGCATGATCCTCATCCCAGCTGCTGCTGATGGCAGGAAGTAATTTGtatttgtttgttttttatttttaaactGGGCATCACTTCATTACTCATTGGCTAACAAATCGTTAGCGATAATTACATGTATTTGTTTTGGTACAAAGAAACAATGAAAACATTCGTGTCAAATGCGATTTGATCCCAGTACCCAAAAAACAATGAAAACATTCGTGTCAAACGCGATTTGATCCCAATTTGAAAGGATGAATGCAACACCTTCCTTGAGTTTGTTTGGCTTGTGGGCCACGCAACTCGAaacttttttaaataatattttttaatgattAATAGCAAATCTAGATATTGTTATATAAAAATTTAATATATAACAGCTTGTCGGCTGCCCAACGGTCCTTGGAAGGCCGACAGGTCAGGCGGGCCGCTCCCTGTCGGCAAGGCCGAGCACAGGTGCCACTGGGTACGGAGGTATCGACAGGATCCTATCGGCTCACCAGATGCCGATAGGTACTTAGGCTTACGATTAATCATTAAAaactattatttaaaaaaaatcgctAACCCCCTGTTCCAGAGGCAGAGCCACAGAGGGTGGGAGCACACGTGTCGAGCTCGCACTGCCCTCCCGCCTGTCTCCTCCTTTTAACTCACTGCCCACCCCCATACCCCAACCACTCTCTTCTCCGCTCGCTCGATCGATCCATTCGAGGCCGCCCCGCCTGAGCCAACCCTAGCTTGCCGTACCGCTACCGGAGAGGAGAGAGGATGCCGCGCCGGGAGGTGTCGCTGCCGGACGCCTTCGACCTCGTCCTCGGCAAAGGTTCGTCGTGTGCTTTGCTTTTGCCTTGCTCCCCCGATCGATTTTTTTCTTCTTCGGAATCCGCTAAACCCTCCCCATCTCACTCACTGACTGCTGCTGCATTTGCGATTCTGGTTCCGAGCAGATTGGGATAACTGGCCTCCCGAGGCGGGCCTCCTCGTCGCCGCCTACTACGGTGACATCCGCCGCCTCAAGGGTACGTGCTGCCTGCGTAAACCCCCTCACCCCCCGGTACACCGCGCCACGGCTCAGGGTTTTGCCTTTTTTGCCTTTTGCGTTAGGGGAAGTGTTGCTGTCAGATTAGGGGGTTTAATCTTTACACGGATCGATCGATCCATGTGCTGTGTTGGGACTTACCTAATTCCAAGCACACGGCTTGGTGCATCTCCAGTTCTCCACCACAAGTTATATGGCCGCAATGTAGGAAATGAAATGAACAAGTTTGCTAGTTATATACGGTCATACATACAGATGTTTTcttttgatcatgtatggttcagttattgcaaaaaaaaaaaaaaaaaaaaaaaaaaaatcacagctTGTACTGCAAACCACAAATGCATCTTAGCTACTACAGTGATTGCCTTGAACCTAGCTCTGCTCCTCGACATGGGACTTAGGAGAGTTTCATTTTGATTGAATGAAAATGGGGTCTTCAAACAAAAAGTTAGGGCTTTCTGGTTTGTATGCTCTTTCCATGATTCGTCCCTAAAAGTTAGGGGGGAAATGCATTGGATTCGTTCCATCTGTGTGTTACTGTCAGATTAGGTGTTTAATCGTTACACTGATCAATTGGTGCATGTGTTTGGACTTTCCTAATTCTAAGCACATGGCTTGGTGCGTCTCCACCAAAATTTGCATGGCTATCATGAAGGGAATGAAATGGAGAAGTTTGTTAGTTATATATGGTCATATGGATGTTTTTCTTTTGCTCATGTATGCTTCAGTTACTGTAAATTTGACAGCTTGTACTGCCAATCACAAAAGCATCTTAACTACTAATTACCTCGATGCTAGCTCTGGTGCTGCACATGGCAGAGTTTCGTTCATTTTGATTTGAATAAAATTGTGATGTTTAAAGAAAATGTTAGTGCTTCCTGATTTACATGCTCTTACCATGATTCGTAACTAAATTATTCCCTTTTCCTGTTTTCTCCCCCTCCATCTCATTCTTTTCATCACTGAAGAGATCGCAAAGATCATTGACACTGAGGGGAAAGGGCTTCAGGACACCTTGGCCAACACCCACTTCCTCGGCACGTACGCCCTCCACGCCGCTTGTGACAGTGGCTGCATGCCTGTCCTCCAGTATCTGGTCAAGGATCTCAAAATTGACGTCAACAAGGCTGATACCCTGCGAGGCTTCACGCCCGTGATGCATGCCATGCTATATGGGAACCTGCCAGCCTTGCGGTTTCTTGTTGATCACGGCGCTGATGTTCATCATCAGCATAAAGGAATGAGTCTTTTTCATTCAGCTGCAGAGGGCGGTATGGACTTTACAAGCTTTTGTCAATTAATGTGTGCATGCTATATTGTCTTCAGAAAGTGTTTTTCATATTTGTCACAGCATTTCAAATTGTCTGCCCTCAATTACATAAAATATTCTGTTTGAAATCTATGTATCATCATTTGTAAGCACTGTATTTCTCAATTAATTCATGTGTCTTCCGTCAGGATATTATTTTTCATGTGCTTGGTTCTAGTTACTGAAGCTATAACTTTCTCTTTCACCCTCAAAGAAAAAAAAGCTATAGCTTTCTCTTTGCTTTGAGAAAAAAGATGCCTTTTCTGTAGATATAATTCATAATTTGTTAATCTAGTAGGATAATCATTGGTTTCCATCATTCCATGTATGTCCTTCAAGGAATTGTGATCGAAAACAGCTTATTTGTTGTAGCGCCATTGAAATTTGAAACTTATTTCCCCAGAAATCCTTTATTAACTATACATTCTGTGACCATCTGTTTTTTCATATGTTTCTTCAGGGCGGTCTGAAATAGCCAAATTCCTGCTTTCTAAAGGAGTTAGTGTTGATGGGGAATCAAGTCGCTTGACCCCACTGCTCATTGCTACTTTCAGAGGATATCCTAGCATTGTGAAGATTTTATTGGAGCATGGTGCAGATGTATGTGCTAACTATAACTCTTATTTTTATTTGCTCTGGAAGCTGCACGGTTCACTGCTCTCTCCCATTGTTCCCAGTTGTATTCTCAGTTTCTCTGAGCTGCTGATGTGTGACCCTGATCAAAGACATGGGTAACTGGGCACCCAGACATAAGCAGCTCTGAGGTCCTGAAACTCAAATAGGACATTAGGAACATATAACCTACACTTCAATAGGATACTATtgtttttttcatctgaaattttatgcttctttgaagggcgggcctggtgcaagcggtagagtcttatcgcctgtgaccggaaggtcccgggttcgagtcgcggtctcctcgcattgcacaggcgagggtaaggcttgccactaacacccttccccagaccccgcacagagcgggagctctctgcactgggtacgccctttttaaattctttgcttCTCAAGTGCGGGTTTTTATTTTAGAATTGATATTGATTTTTTTTGTTCTTGCAGCCCAATGAGCGTATGAATGATGAAGTTACACCATTAAGCATGGCATTAAAACACTCTTCTATGCCTTGTTTGAAACTTTTGGTTCAGGTAAGCTGTTTGCTGCATTCTGACTGCAATAGAATTTCCGTAACTGATGCTGGGTCTAGTTATGTAATTAAGTCTGTGTTAGTCATCGGTTTATGGAGAAAGCGTATGATTGCCTTGTCTTAAATTACGTTTGTAGGCTGGAGCTGATGTGAATGGTTTTGGATCTTATAATCCTTTGGCAAAAGCTGCAGAGAAAGGTTTGACTGAAGCTATCAAGTGCTTGTTGGAAGCTGGTGCAAATCCAAATGTTCCTGACACAGTGAGATTTGCTTCTTGTTGCATGCATCACTATAGTGATCTGCTTGATTTTATATCTTCCATAGCGCTGTCTAATACACATATGCAATGCTGGTATGATGTAATACGCAAACATGATGCCATGCAAAAGTGCTCTTATGACGGAACAAGGTCTATGTGTTATTAGAGCTTAGAAGTAAATAGTAAGGTGTGGTCTGACTGTTTTGCTGGCTTACCTATTTTCTGCATAACCTCATTACTGTTTTGGCGAGTCTTTTATTTTAGTATGTCAGGAATATATAGATGGTTGCAGCATAATAGGTTTCCTTAACCTGCTATGGCGGTAGTGAATTAATAGTCATTGCATTGGTCTGCGTATGGAATGgattcagaagtgcttgcattcTGGATCAGTAAGTACTTTGTTAGGCGATTACTTTGATTGTGTTCAGGATTTAGAGTTGCTGCTGCTGGAGCATAGTTCTTCAAGAATTAATAGTATTTAGGGCGATTACTTTGATTTTGTTCAGGATTTAGTGTAGCTGCTGCTGGAGCATAGTTCTTCAATAATTAATAGTATTTAGTTGGAGAAGGCTCAATTTGttattctttttcttttaaaaattCTATACTTCATCCCCTCAATATGTTTGTTTGCTCAACAGTTTGGCAGGCTGCCAATAGAATTGGCTGCTGAGTATGGTACATGGGAAGATGTTGAACTTCTATTTCCTGTCACTTCCAAAATTCCAACAGTGGCAGATTGGAGTGTTAACGGAGTAATTAGGCATGTATACATGGAAGTCATGCAACTAGAGGTATGCCATCAACAAGACCATGCATCATCAACACTCATGTGCACATTCATTCCCTGTACAATTATGGTCATAACTTTGCATACTTGAGAAATCAACAATCAATGAGTTTCCATTGACCTGTCAAATGTGCTATGCATGTGTGTTTAATAGCATGAGAGATGTATCTGAGCTGCTCCCTAAACTCCTATTTGATTGAATGATGCTTTCTTGAATAGGTTTAGGAGATTCCTTAACTCTGATACTATTCAAAGGACCATGTAGACCAGTTTTCTTTCTTACACATACTCAAATGATTATTTTTCTGTCTGGAATTGGAAAGTAAGAACTGGGACTGTTACAGCGATAAGCAATACAATGATAAAAAATGTTTCCCTTATCGTTCCACTTCACCTTAACAACTTGTTATACCATTGACTCTTCTTGTCTACATGCACTGGATTGTTTGACCTATGTCTGACTCAGTTTGCTGTGAGCTGTTTAGGATGATGCATTTGTCAAAAAGAAGAAGTCCGAGCTGAAAAGACAAGGAGCTGATGCATTTAGTAAGGAGGATTATCTAAACGCGTCAGTATTCTACACACAGGTATGTTCTTACACATCACTTTCATTTGGAGGTAGATCCATGGATCATGTTCTTCCTTTGGTGTTTCGTTGCCTAGTGCCCTCAATGTACGATTTCCTGTGTTTGTCCTGCCTTTTTTTTTGGTGGGGGTCCAAAGCTGTTCATCTTGACTCCCTTTCCCTTTGTTTGGGTGATCTTGTTATAAGTTGACTTATCGAAACTTCCCCAGTCACATCTTTATATTTATACTATACTACCCATGCGGCTCCTTAAAAAGACTAGAATCACCTCAGCAATACATGATACCTGATACCTGCTCTGGTTTCTTTTGGAGCAATTCTGCATTTGAGTTGCCATTCTACATGGCATTTCAATTTTGTCCATCCTACCTACAGAGCAAATGGCAAATGACTGTTCTAAATTAAGTGGTGGTTTCTAGGATGTGGCGACAGCAAAAGAACTTGATACTGTCTTGTTGACTGCAGGCCTTGAAGGTTGATCAGTTCGACGCTACATTGTTCTCAAACAGGAGCCTTTGCTGGCTTCGCCTGGGTGATGGAAAGAAGGCTTTGCTTGATGCTATGAAATGCAAACATCTGCGCCCGAAGTGGGGGAAGGCCTACTACCGGCAAGGAGCTGCCCTGATGTTTCTGGAGGTCCAACAACCGAAGATTACATACAGATTAACAATCTCTGCTGTTCCTTATCTGCTATCTAAATGGACTACGCACTTGCCTTGCTCAGGATTATGACAGTGCTTATGATGCATTCAATCGTGGCTTGGAGTTGGACCCTGAAAGTGAAGAGATGGAGAAATTGCTTTGGTAGGAGATCCAATCCATGTTTTCCTCCTAATTTCCTAGAATGATATGGATGTGTCTGGATAGTATGTAGCTACTAGCTGTTGCTCCACTGTGCTCCAATACCTTGTCTGAGTCTAGGCATCCTCTTTTGCTTCATGTCCTTATGGTCAACTAACTGGTTGTTGCAGGGAGGCGATGGACCTCAAGACCACCTGAAGTAGTTGATGCCTTCAAGAAGCTGACGCAGAACTGGAAGCTCTTCAATTTTGTTGTCGTAGAATTGACAAAACACTCGGATGGTTGCCTACTTTTACATCGACCTAGGTTGCTAGACCTGAAACGATGCTACTTATTTTCTGTAGTGTATAATTCACGGAGGGTAGCGGCAGTTTAGACCACCATATGCTGCTAACTATCTTGATATGATTGGGGTAGCCGCAGCTACAACGTTCTCACGCCCTGCTTGTGTACGGAAGCATGCCAGTGCAGGTGCAGTGCTTGATGAAGCTGTTAACTGAAGTGATGAATTCACAGAGATGCTTTTGACGACATGCCTGACCGCCCTTTATATATTTTTTGCTTGCCTTAGTAGTTTTGTTTGATCGGAGCAAATTACAAGTAGGAAGTGTGCCAAGGGTAGCGTTATTGAACTTTTCTAGTGCAAACGAACTGCGCAAGGTGCGGCCTTTTCCTTTTGCTGAGGTGATAGAATTGACACGCAACAAGCTGGCCTGAAACTAGAAGCTCGTCAGTTTTGTTCTCATAAATATGGCCAAATGTTTTGCTTCTTGCATTTGCATAAATCTCATAGGTTGCTAGACTTGAAACAATTGCACCTTCTTCTGAGATATGCAACTCATAGATATGGCACAGCTTGGAGCAGTGCAGGTTTCTAGCAGCTGTTATCTGAACATGATTCTTGAGTCTGCAGCAGCTAGAACAATCGCACACTAGATGTGATGAATTCACAGAAATGCTTTTAAATCTTGATTGCTCCTCTAGCTGGCTCGGTCCCATTCGAACATTCATCATGTACCAATATATTCCTGGAGCCTAAGTAGCCATTACTTTACAGTATGGTGACCCCAAATCACAAGCTTTTACACGTATAGTATAGTGTGTTTCATCTTTACAAGATCCTTTTTTTACCCTATCACCCCAACCACCTACGCTATATTACATTTCCTGCTATACCTCCAATCTGTATCCAATTGAAACTACAGGCTACAACCCAACAACGCTCCTTTTCaggcatatatatgtatatatatattattcacccggccggccggccggcaggtGCTACAAATCATCTGATGTATGAGCAAATGAGCATTCAGGCCACAAAATCATGCAGAAGGGGTGACTGCGCGAACCGCTGCCGTTGATCCATCTGGTTCATCGACTCGTAGTCCGAAGACGCCACGCTGACACCGAGAGGAGCGGTGGCATTGTAGATGTCATCGTCTCCGACACCGACACCGGGGAAGCTCTGCTGGGCGTTCGGAACCGAGAGGCTGCTGCTGGAGTGCTGCAGCCCCAGGGTGAGCGATACATTGCCGTTCCCGTACCTCCCAAGTTCCGCCAGGTGGTACGCCATGAACCGGGCGTTCTCATCTTGGTGCTGCGCCACAGCATtgtggaggaggaggccgccatcTTCTTCGTTTGATCGTTGGTCCTTCAGCATCAGGTTCATGAAGCTGTCGTCAGGGTTCGGCTCATTCTGGAATCCCATGGGTGCTCCACCGCTGACGTTCATGGTCCTCATGCTGGCTCTTGACTCGCTCAGCTGGCTGCTCTCGCAGACCCGAGGCGTAGAACTTCTCAGGTCCTCCTTGTCTTCAGAAGATGCCATCTTGCCCTTGCTTCTTGACGCGTTGTCGGAGGAAGAATTGGAGTCTTGCTCGATATCTCCAATCTCTTCTTTGTACATGTCCTCGATCATCGGTTTCCAGAGGCGGACACGGGCATTGATGAACCAGTTTGAAATCTGGAGAGGCATGAAAGTACAGTCAGAATATAGAGATATTGAATAGTAAAACCCAAATAACTTAAGCAGATGTTAATCTAGTAAAAGGGTATGTTGTCCTCTGTCAAGATGCATCGATGAAATCATACAAGTAGCAACAGTTTCAGGATAGGAACATCAAAGGCAAGAATAACCATAATGCTGAACAGCCTCTGGCATTTGACTACATGTTTGAGGCGCATTCAGCATTCAGCAGTACTATATCAGCTGCTATGCACATGTGAACTGGAATATGGACCAGGAAAAATACGAATAAGAAACATTACCTGACTCCTTGTCAAGCCTGTTTGCCTTGCTAGCATCAATTTTTCAGAATCTTTAGGGTACCTGCAAGATAATGTCATGACAGATGGTGAggaacaagaaaaagaagaacacAAGGAATACTGAATAAAGCGCCACATGGGAAGCTGCTTACGGGTGAAGGAAATGCTCAAAGAGCCAAGCACGAAGAATGGTAACAGAGTTTTCAGGAAGCCCTCTCTGTGGCCTCCAAGCATTTTGTGGGATCATGCCATACTGTTGGAAAGCTCGTTGTTGCCTAAGCTGTTGATCGATGTACCGGAGACGAGTTAGTTTTCCCTCCTTGCCAGATGaattttcttcctccccgagcttcTTCCTGATGACATTAATCTCATCATTGATAGCATCCTTGAGGCACCGGAAGTGTCGTGAGATTGTTTGGAGAGCAACTGCAGTGTAAGGCTTGGCAGCTCCAGGCCCAGCTACCATATCAAAAGACGAAACCACACTTTGCATTTGGTGGTAGTAGTGCTTGTATTTCTGGTCCACCTGGAATATGTTTCCTCAGCATTAAATGGTtgttaaataaaaataaataaacgtTTTATCCAAAGTCTTACAGGATGAACTCTACGAATCCATGTTCTAATCTCACTAAGCTATGAAACGCTGTATCTACAGTAATAAAAAAGAAGTGATGTTGACTGTTGCAGTTTTATTGCAAAAGAAAAGCACGTGATAGTGGACAAATAGTGTCACCCACCTCATCCAACATTGCCATCAGCTTTGCCATCTTGTTCTGAAGCTCTTGCTTCTCAGCAGTAGAAAGCTCCGGTGCTGCATTGGCGCCAGATTCCTGCGGATTAGAGGACACACCCTCACTTTTCGGCCCTCCCTCGGTCTCTTTGCCATCCGTCTTTCCTGCTTCTACCTGTTCTCTCTGGGCTTTCTGCTTGATGTTCTTCCAAACGTTCACAACTTCATCAAGCAGCTCTTGAGCTGCTTTCAGATACCTTGAGTTCCGGATTGCCCGTGAGAACTCGGACTGCATACTCTTCATTCGGATGTCATCGACTCGAAGACTATCATGGTAAGAGTGTGGCGACAACATATCTGGTTTGACAGACCAGTATGACAAGGAAGGTGCCAGGATTTGTGTGTTGAGGCTGAGAGATAAACCTTGGCCTTGCACCGAGGGAATGTTCGACGAGCCGTGGTTGTTCAGAACACCAAAATCAAGCTGTATACCATTTTGGGCATCATCATGGATGAGATCAGCTGCACTGCTCTGTGATCCATCCATCATATGCATCAACATCTCGTTCTTCATATC
Proteins encoded in this region:
- the LOC136503938 gene encoding secreted RxLR effector protein 161-like codes for the protein MEERLKLSKHSMAAKVDATRYRSIVGGLRYLMHTRPDIAFAVVYVSRFMEDPHGDHWTAVKRLLRYVKGMLDQAFIFPKSGGKGGLRLTVFSEAPPETKEGEPELTVFSDADMADDIDGRRSISGVLVFLGATPIAWQSLKQKIVALSMCEV
- the LOC136505872 gene encoding BEL1-like homeodomain protein 7, whose translation is MMATYYSSQGSERDSQNMYSRDPGNASYPMPSALGNLLYLNNPASGPASGPYTEFSGILQSQQNCIEMPEPGHPSVMSQDSSARESDMLGSHQGQRSFGLVKDMKNEMLMHMMDGSQSSAADLIHDDAQNGIQLDFGVLNNHGSSNIPSVQGQGLSLSLNTQILAPSLSYWSVKPDMLSPHSYHDSLRVDDIRMKSMQSEFSRAIRNSRYLKAAQELLDEVVNVWKNIKQKAQREQVEAGKTDGKETEGGPKSEGVSSNPQESGANAAPELSTAEKQELQNKMAKLMAMLDEVDQKYKHYYHQMQSVVSSFDMVAGPGAAKPYTAVALQTISRHFRCLKDAINDEINVIRKKLGEEENSSGKEGKLTRLRYIDQQLRQQRAFQQYGMIPQNAWRPQRGLPENSVTILRAWLFEHFLHPYPKDSEKLMLARQTGLTRSQISNWFINARVRLWKPMIEDMYKEEIGDIEQDSNSSSDNASRSKGKMASSEDKEDLRSSTPRVCESSQLSESRASMRTMNVSGGAPMGFQNEPNPDDSFMNLMLKDQRSNEEDGGLLLHNAVAQHQDENARFMAYHLAELGRYGNGNVSLTLGLQHSSSSLSVPNAQQSFPGVGVGDDDIYNATAPLGVSVASSDYESMNQMDQRQRFAQSPLLHDFVA
- the LOC136505873 gene encoding uncharacterized protein encodes the protein MPRREVSLPDAFDLVLGKDWDNWPPEAGLLVAAYYGDIRRLKEIAKIIDTEGKGLQDTLANTHFLGTYALHAACDSGCMPVLQYLVKDLKIDVNKADTLRGFTPVMHAMLYGNLPALRFLVDHGADVHHQHKGMSLFHSAAEGGRSEIAKFLLSKGVSVDGESSRLTPLLIATFRGYPSIVKILLEHGADPNERMNDEVTPLSMALKHSSMPCLKLLVQAGADVNGFGSYNPLAKAAEKGLTEAIKCLLEAGANPNVPDTFGRLPIELAAEYGTWEDVELLFPVTSKIPTVADWSVNGVIRHVYMEVMQLEDDAFVKKKKSELKRQGADAFSKEDYLNASVFYTQALKVDQFDATLFSNRSLCWLRLGDGKKALLDAMKCKHLRPKWGKAYYRQGAALMFLEDYDSAYDAFNRGLELDPESEEMEKLLWEAMDLKTT
- the LOC136505064 gene encoding uncharacterized protein → MAANVGESTSGSSSGADAGGSFECNICFELPQEPIVTLCGHLFCWPCLYKWLHIHSHSPECPVCKAIVEEDKLVPLYGRGKDRVDPRSKNAPGADIPDRPAGQRPATAPQADPNTHFPNANPNPWFMDGGIPPANARWGNYTFSAAFGGLFPLLSFQVHGFPDATAYGQPAGFPYGYGHGHGHAFHGGHAGGHAHAAAAPRHGQHGQQQQQQADVYLKALLILVGVLVIASLITF